Below is a genomic region from Deltaproteobacteria bacterium.
GTCATTCACATCTGGATAGACCTTAAGTCCTAAGATCTCGCCGCCACTGGGATTGATCGGGTATATGGCGCCTCGATAGCCGGATTTTAAGGCCCGCTGTATGACGCTGAAGCCCCATTTAGCCGGACTGGCCGTCGCACCCACGAAGGCCACAGATTTGGCTTTCAATATTGGATCGAGCTGTTTGACAATAGCTTCTGACATGGTTTGGTATTCCTCCTGTCTGTAAACCATGAAACCTGAGCTGCAGCACCTGTAGTAATATTTGAATACCGCTAGGACTGGCCAGAACAGGTTGCGGATATCATATTGAAAGACACAGTTCTTTTGAGAGACCGGTTTTTGAAAAAATCCTTGTTTTAACCTCTTCAGGCCGATGCGATCAGGAGAGCTTCTCCGAGATGTGAGGCAAGACCTCGCCGACCTCCTTGATCATCCGGTCAATGACCTCCTTCACCGGTTGAATTTTATGAACCAGGCCGGTTACCTGACCCGCGCCGCGCAAGGAAAAATCCAGGTCAGTCTGCAAATCGGCGGCAAGTTCCGGCTGATCGTTCAAGCTGGTGCGGATAAATTCCTCTTTGAAGGTTCGGCGTGAGGATCTTTCTTGCCGCACAAGCCTGGTGTCCGTCTCCCTGGCCCTGATCATTATTTCTTTAAAGACGCGGGAAATCTCACACTCCGCAGTGGCCATAAACACCGTGCCCATCTGGACACCATCAGCGCCCAGAGCCAGGGCGGCCGCCAGCCCCCGGCCGTCACCAATCCCGCCAGCGGCAATGACCGGACATTTCACGGCATCCACCACCTGCGGCACGAGAACAAAGGTCGAAACCTCCTCCAGGCTGGTCATGCCTCCTGATTCCACACCCTCGGCCACGACGGCATCAACACCGGCTTCCTCAGCAATGACCGCATAAGCCGAGGTCGGGACTACATGCATTACAAAGATGTTATGCCTCTTTAACTTTGGCGTAAAGCGCTGCGGATCGCCAGCAGAGGTCGCCACCACCTGAACACCTTCGGCGATGACCGTTTCGATCAGATCTTCGGCATGTTCCGAACCAACCGGGATATTAACCCCAAAGGTTTTCCCGGTCAGATCCCGCACGCGCCTGATCTGGGCCTTTAATTCCGATCCGTTCCAGGGACCGGCCCCGAGAAGTCCCAGCGCCCCGGCGTCACTTACAGCGGCCGTTAGCCGCGCCCTGCCTATTCCCGCCATTCCGCCTAATATAATCGGATAACGGATCCCTAACGCCTTGCAGATTATGTTTGACATGCCTTCTTCCTTTTCCTTCATCCGCTCAGTCTGCCTTGTCAGAACATTCTATTCGGAAGGCGTTCAGATGAATGAGCACCCTGATTCTATGGCCTTGACGGTCTGATGTCAATTGCCTGAAAATTTGACTCTCCTCTTGCCTATTTGTTACACTTGCTGAGCCTTAAAGGCACCCTGTTAAATCTAGAGGTTTGAAAAATGAAGTATGACTTTGACAAGATAATAGACCGCCGGAACACCAGCTGTGCAAAATGGGACGCCGTTGAACCGCTTTACGGGGATAAGGAAGTGCTCCCCATGTGGGTGGCGGATATGGATTTTAAGGCGCCGCCGCCGGTGATCGAGGCCCTTAAAAAACAGGCCGACCATGGTATATTCGGGTATACGTTTAAGCCGCTCTCATATTATGAGCCCTTGCTGCGCTGGCTGGAAAGGCGGCAGGGCTGGAAAGTCGAGAAAGAATGGCTGACATACAGCCCCGGGGTCGTGACAGCCTTGAATGTTTGCGTGTTGGCCCTGACACAGCCCGGGGATAAGATCATCCTTCAGCCGCCTGTCTATTATCCATTCTTCAGGGTGGTCTTAAACAACGGACGTCAGGTCGTGAACAACCCGCTCAAGTTTGAAAACGGACGCTACCTCATGGATTTTGATGATCTTGACAAAAGGATCAGTTCCCGCACCAGGCTGATGATTATCTCCAGTCCGCACAATCCTGTCGGACGCGCCTGGGAACAGGAAGAGCTTGTCAGGCTCGGTCAGTTCTGCCTTAAAAACGATATTGTTTTGATCTCTGATGAAATCCACTCAGACCTGATTTACCCAGGCCATAAGCACATCCCCACGGCCTCGATCTCCGAGGAGCTTTCCTTAAAGACCATTACCTGCGTCGCTCCGAGCAAGACCTTTAATCTGGCCGGGCTTAAAACATCCGTCATCATCATCCCTGATCCCAAACTTCGCCAGCGTTTCAACATTATGCTCGGAAATATCGGGATAGGCATGGATAACTCCTTTGGACTGGTGGCCCTGGAAAGCGCTTATCAATACGGTGAAGAATGGCTGGACCAGCTCCTTGAGTACCTTCGCCAGAACATGGAATTCAGCATCTCCTATTTCGAAGAAAAGATCCCGCAGATCAAGGTTATAAGGCCTGAAGCCACCTATCTGCTCTGGCTCGACTGCCGAAAGTTAGGCTTAAACAACGAAGAGCTAAAAAAATTTATGATCAAGAAGGCTAAAGTCGGGCTGGACGATGGGCCTCCTTTTGGCCCGGGCGGCGAGGGTTTTCAAAGGATGAACATCGCCTGCCCTCGGGCAGTTCTGGAACAAGGGCTGAAGCGCATTGAGAGCGCGGTCAGGGCCTTATAAGCGAACCGTTGAGAACTTTATACAGAAATGTTCCTCACAGGAATCTTTAATTAAAAGCCGTGCCGCCGTCTACATTAAGGGCCTGCCCGGTAATCTCTTTGGCCTCTTCCGAAGCAAAAAAAACAACCGCGTTCCCGATATCTTCCGGGGTCTGAGGCCTCTGGAAAGGAATGGTCGTTTGAGCCATGAGTTTAAAGGCTTCCTCAGGGGCCATCCCTTTGAACTCCGGTCTGAATTCAATTATTCTCCTGATTCCCTCAGCCCACATCGGAGTGTAAATGATGCCGGGGCAGACTGTGTTGACATTAATATGAAAGGGCGCAAGCTGACTGGCCACGGCCTGGGTAAAATTGATCACGCCTGCTTTGGAGGCGCCGTAAATAGGAAGATTAGCTGATCCTTTCCGCCCGGCCACCGAAGAAATATTGATGATCTTACCCTTGCCCTGCTGCTTAAAATGCGGGATGACAGCCCGGTTGCATAAAAAAACGCCCTTGAGATTCACGTCAATGGTCAGGTCCCAGACTTCCTCTGACAAGTTCTCGATAGCCGTTGGGTCTTCCGATGGTGAATACAATGACGCGCCGCTAACCCCGGCGCAGCAGACCAGGATATCCAAACGGCCCATCTCCTTAAGCGCTGTATCAATGAGGGCCTGACATTCATCCGCCTTTCGCACGTCCGTTCTGACGGCCAGGGATTTCCTGCCTTGCTCCTTTACTTTAGCAGCCACCTTATCTGCCAGCTCCTGCTTGACATCACTGACGATCACGTCAGCGCCTTGGCCGGCCAGGCAGAGGCAGATGCCTTCACCAAGCCCACCGCCGCCACCGGTTACCACCGCAACCTGATTCTTTAAACGCATGTTCACTTCTCCTGTGATTTTTTAAGTACAATATTCAACTCTCACCTAATTGTCAATTCCAGTTAAGTGTTAAGGCCTGGAGAAAGTCTCTCAGTCCATACCTGGCCTGAGGCGGTTAAGCCCCTGACATTCTCAAACCTATATTGTAATAGCTGATACATGATTTTATTAAGATGCTAGATTAGGTTTCGATTTTATCAGACAGCTTCCAAATTGATATTGAACTTTTAATTAGTCTATGCAATCATTAACCATCCAAGGTCTTGGTATGTGGAAAGTTATCCAAATCCGATCTGGACATTGCCTGATATGAGGCAATTATTTTTTATTTGCTTGTGAGAAAAGTTATTCAACCAATTCAACCACGTCCCCCTTTTCCAAGAAAAAATGATCCGAGGCCTGACACGGTTCCAACCGAGTCATTTGAAAAAAAGCTTGAGCCGTTAAACACAAAGTCCGACAGAGAGACAGCCCCAAACGAATGTCTGTTAATTCAAAAACGCCTTGCCTGATGATACCAGTCAGCTTTCTGCTCATTGGGCCGGGTGATTAAAAAGGAGAGAACACATGGATTTTAAACTGTCTGATCGTGAGGAACTATTGCGTAAATCAATTCGCGAGTGGGCCGAAAAAGAGATTCCCCCCCATATGGAGGCCATGGAAGAAACCGGCGAGTTTCCTGTGGACCTGATCAAACCTATGGCCGATATGGGCATCAACGGCGTGATTACCCCCCAGGAATACGGCGGCACCGGCATGGGTCATTTGGCTCGGGTAATTGTCCTGGAAGAACTGGGCCGCGTCTGCCCGGCCATACCTATGGCTATGCAGGTCCACCACATGTGCGCCTACGCTCTTGACATCTGCGGTAGCGAAGAACAGAAAAAGAAATACTTGCCAGGGCTGGCCAAAGGCGAGACATTGGGCGTGCTGTCAGTAACCGATCCTTCCGGAGGCTCTGATCTGGCCGGGATGCAGACCTCGGCCAAGCTGGAAGGCGATAAGTACATCATCAACGGTCGCAAGTGCTTCGCCACCAACGCCCATGTCTCGGATACCTGGATCATTATTGCCCGGACCGGCGAAGGCCGCAAGGGGCTTTCCGCCTTCATCGTGGAAAAGGATTTCCCCGGGGCCAAGCTGGGCCGTAAGGAGGACAAAGTCGGCTTGCGTGGCGCTAACACCGGTGAACTGGTCTTCCAGGACTGCGAGGCGCCTGCCGAGAATTTGCTGGGGAACGAAGGTGAAGGCATGACCATCGCCCTCCGAAGCATCGTCGAATGCGGCAGACCGGGCATGGCGTCAGTAGGCCTGGGTATTCTTAACGCCGCCCTTGAGGAGGCGGTAAAGTTCGCCAACGAGCGGACAGCTTATGGTCAACCCATTTCCAGACTACAGCAGATTCAGGTTCACCTGGCCGAAATCTACTCCGATCTGGAACTGGCCAGGTTAGCCGCCTATCGCGTCGGGTGGATGGTAGATCAGGGGATGCGGGTGGAACCCGAGTCAGCCCTTGCAAAATCATTCGCATGCGAAGCAGCCGCCAGGTCTGCCCGCCGGGCCATCGAGGTTCACGGCAGCTACGGCGTCATGAAGGAATACAAAGTCCAGCGCCTCTTGCGAGACGCCGTGGTCGCTATCCCGGCTGGAGGTACAGCCGAGATTGCCAAGATCGTTTTAGGCAGAGCGGCTATGTCTGCCGCGGGTTAAACTACCAATGGGCCGGAGACGATCCTCCGGCCCTAACTGTTTTCAGTGAAGCGTCATGCGAATAATTGTTTGTTTGAAATCGGTTCCTGACCCAAAACACTGGAACAAACTGAAGCTGGACCCAGAGACCAAGACCCTGATTCGCGAAGGCATACCTTCGACGATCAACCCTTTGGACAAAAACGCCCTTGAAGAGGCCTTGAGATTAAATGAAAAGCAAGGAGGGGAGGTCATCGTAATCAGTATGGCCCCATTGGAGATGATACCTGTCCTCCAGGAAGCTCTTGCCATGGGCGCTAACCGGGCGGTGCTTCTATCTGACCGGGCTTTCAGTGGTTCCGACACTTTGGGCACGGCCTATGTTCTGGCAGAGGCTATTAAAGCTATTGGCAATTTTGATCTCATCCTCTGCGGGAACGAAACTATTGACGGTGGTACGGCCCAGGTCAGTGCACAGATATCGGAGTTCCTGGACGTCCCCAATTTGATGTTTGTCAGCCAAATTGAGTACTCTCCGGGGCTGCCCTTTAAGGTCCGGTCCCAGATCGAACTCGGCTATCGGGTCGTGGAGATCGCCCCGCCTATGGTCCTGTCTGTGGTTAAGGAGATAAACGAGCCGAGATATGTGACCATGATGAATATCTTGGCCGCCGAAGAGAAAGAGATTCAGGTCTGGACGTCGGAAGACCTTAATTTGACCGAACCATGCGTCGGTCTGGCTGACTCGCCCACTCAGATGGCCGACCTGTTTATACCTGAGCGAGGCCGTAATGCTGAAATGCTTGATCAAGACGCCGAAATCCAGGCAAAAGAACTGGCTGACAGACTTCACCGCTTAGGATTCTGTTAAGTATGATGCTATGGGCTCATCTGAAAGCAAAATTTGGGTATTTGTGGAGCATCGCCAGGGACAGCTGATCGAAGTTGGCCTGGAACTGGTTCAAAAAGCGTTAGACCTCGGTAGACAGGCCAAATGGAAAGTAGCCGCTGTTCTGGTTGGCCACCATGTTTCTGCCTTGGCCGAGGAAATCCTGACTTACGGGGTCAATGAGGTCCTGATGGCGGATGATCCGCTTCTTAAGGATTACTGCAATCAGGCCTATGCCAAGACACTTGCCACGGCTGTGCGGCATAATCAGCCTGAAATTTTTTTGCTGGGCGCCACAGCCATGGGTATGGACCTTGGGCCTCGTCTGGCCGCCAAGTTACGGACCGGGTTATCGGCCCATTGTATAGACCTTGAGCTCACTGACGCAGGTGAGCTTTTAGCCGTGGTTCCGGGTTGGGGCGGCAGTATCATGGCCAAGATAAGTTGCCTCAGGACTCGTCCCCAGATGGCCACAGTCAAGCCAGGAGTATTCGACCTCCCTCAATCGGGGCAACCCAGAGGTCGAATAATCACGCTGGATCCGGTTGTTGACACCAAAGACATTACCTATCGGATCGTGGAAGTTGAGCGAGAGGAAGTACAGCAAAGCGACTTGGATACGGCAGAGGTGGTCGTTGCCGGAGGTTGGGGGGTTGGCGCCGCAGAAAATTGGAAGCTGATCCAAGACCTGGCTTCGGTCCTGGGCGGCGCCGTCGGAGCGACCAGGCCCGCAGTAGATGAGGGCTGGGCTGAGGAAAAGCAGATGATAGGGACAAGCGGCCGAACGGTTAAACCGAAACTCTATATTGGAGTCGCCCTATCCGGCCACATGCACCATATGGTCGGCATCAAAAATCCAGATTTAATGGTGGGTATCAACCAGGACCGAACAGCACCAATCTTCACCCACTGTGACATCGGACTTGTTGGTGATTTTAAGGAGATATTACCAAAGCTCATCACAGCCATCAAGCCCTTCTTTGATCGGTAAACGCGGGTTTCTGCGGCCCTAACTTACAAATGAATAAATATTGAGCCTCATCTCACCTGACCAGCTGATGAGATATCACGTTAACCATGGCAAAGATGGCGTCCAGAGGCAGATGCTTTTCAATGGAGGCATCAAAG
It encodes:
- a CDS encoding acyl-CoA dehydrogenase family protein, producing the protein MDFKLSDREELLRKSIREWAEKEIPPHMEAMEETGEFPVDLIKPMADMGINGVITPQEYGGTGMGHLARVIVLEELGRVCPAIPMAMQVHHMCAYALDICGSEEQKKKYLPGLAKGETLGVLSVTDPSGGSDLAGMQTSAKLEGDKYIINGRKCFATNAHVSDTWIIIARTGEGRKGLSAFIVEKDFPGAKLGRKEDKVGLRGANTGELVFQDCEAPAENLLGNEGEGMTIALRSIVECGRPGMASVGLGILNAALEEAVKFANERTAYGQPISRLQQIQVHLAEIYSDLELARLAAYRVGWMVDQGMRVEPESALAKSFACEAAARSARRAIEVHGSYGVMKEYKVQRLLRDAVVAIPAGGTAEIAKIVLGRAAMSAAG
- a CDS encoding PatB family C-S lyase, which translates into the protein MKYDFDKIIDRRNTSCAKWDAVEPLYGDKEVLPMWVADMDFKAPPPVIEALKKQADHGIFGYTFKPLSYYEPLLRWLERRQGWKVEKEWLTYSPGVVTALNVCVLALTQPGDKIILQPPVYYPFFRVVLNNGRQVVNNPLKFENGRYLMDFDDLDKRISSRTRLMIISSPHNPVGRAWEQEELVRLGQFCLKNDIVLISDEIHSDLIYPGHKHIPTASISEELSLKTITCVAPSKTFNLAGLKTSVIIIPDPKLRQRFNIMLGNIGIGMDNSFGLVALESAYQYGEEWLDQLLEYLRQNMEFSISYFEEKIPQIKVIRPEATYLLWLDCRKLGLNNEELKKFMIKKAKVGLDDGPPFGPGGEGFQRMNIACPRAVLEQGLKRIESAVRAL
- a CDS encoding electron transfer flavoprotein subunit beta/FixA family protein; translation: MRIIVCLKSVPDPKHWNKLKLDPETKTLIREGIPSTINPLDKNALEEALRLNEKQGGEVIVISMAPLEMIPVLQEALAMGANRAVLLSDRAFSGSDTLGTAYVLAEAIKAIGNFDLILCGNETIDGGTAQVSAQISEFLDVPNLMFVSQIEYSPGLPFKVRSQIELGYRVVEIAPPMVLSVVKEINEPRYVTMMNILAAEEKEIQVWTSEDLNLTEPCVGLADSPTQMADLFIPERGRNAEMLDQDAEIQAKELADRLHRLGFC
- a CDS encoding nitronate monooxygenase — encoded protein: MKEKEEGMSNIICKALGIRYPIILGGMAGIGRARLTAAVSDAGALGLLGAGPWNGSELKAQIRRVRDLTGKTFGVNIPVGSEHAEDLIETVIAEGVQVVATSAGDPQRFTPKLKRHNIFVMHVVPTSAYAVIAEEAGVDAVVAEGVESGGMTSLEEVSTFVLVPQVVDAVKCPVIAAGGIGDGRGLAAALALGADGVQMGTVFMATAECEISRVFKEIMIRARETDTRLVRQERSSRRTFKEEFIRTSLNDQPELAADLQTDLDFSLRGAGQVTGLVHKIQPVKEVIDRMIKEVGEVLPHISEKLS
- a CDS encoding SDR family oxidoreductase — translated: MRLKNQVAVVTGGGGGLGEGICLCLAGQGADVIVSDVKQELADKVAAKVKEQGRKSLAVRTDVRKADECQALIDTALKEMGRLDILVCCAGVSGASLYSPSEDPTAIENLSEEVWDLTIDVNLKGVFLCNRAVIPHFKQQGKGKIINISSVAGRKGSANLPIYGASKAGVINFTQAVASQLAPFHINVNTVCPGIIYTPMWAEGIRRIIEFRPEFKGMAPEEAFKLMAQTTIPFQRPQTPEDIGNAVVFFASEEAKEITGQALNVDGGTAFN
- a CDS encoding electron transfer flavoprotein subunit alpha/FixB family protein: MGSSESKIWVFVEHRQGQLIEVGLELVQKALDLGRQAKWKVAAVLVGHHVSALAEEILTYGVNEVLMADDPLLKDYCNQAYAKTLATAVRHNQPEIFLLGATAMGMDLGPRLAAKLRTGLSAHCIDLELTDAGELLAVVPGWGGSIMAKISCLRTRPQMATVKPGVFDLPQSGQPRGRIITLDPVVDTKDITYRIVEVEREEVQQSDLDTAEVVVAGGWGVGAAENWKLIQDLASVLGGAVGATRPAVDEGWAEEKQMIGTSGRTVKPKLYIGVALSGHMHHMVGIKNPDLMVGINQDRTAPIFTHCDIGLVGDFKEILPKLITAIKPFFDR